The Nyctibius grandis isolate bNycGra1 chromosome 9, bNycGra1.pri, whole genome shotgun sequence genome segment TGGAACCCTAGGGTGAAACAAAAGCATTCTCAAAGTACTACTCTTTGTAGTTGACATATGTGGATCTGCATGTTATGTAAAATAGGCTTGTGGACTTTCAGTAGGAAAAGTGACCAAACTAATCGATtccattttaaaactatttggTGTATTTTTGCCAAATTCACCATAAGAACCAAGCTCCTTTTTTAAGATTACACTGTATGTTACCAATAAAGTACCCCACATATTTGTGTAGTGGTGTTAGTTTCACTAGCTTCCCTTGAGGATAAGAGTCAAATAATCTAATAATGTTTCTCCCATTCCTCTTTCATCTGTCTTCATCTCGCTCCACCACTCTGGTATAGATACAGGCCCTTTCTGGCTTATCCAGAAAGGGAAAGGCAGCGTCAGGTTTTTTCTGATACacaaacttttcctttcctaggTGAGCTTGTTTTTCAGTCCTTGGCCCCTGGTACAGATAAAATACCTGTTCTTGTCCTACAAAACACTGGTTATCCATGAAATGTTGATACGTTGAATTGATATACATTCACACAAATAGTGTTCTAAAAGCAGTTCCCAACTTTTACAGTCAGATTTCCTGGAATTGCTGCCTGTATACACGAAGAGAAAGGGCAAAGCAGGCTGTAGGGGACTAAAGACAGAGAAGCTTTTTGCACAGATCTTGAAGTAACTGCATTAAATAGTGGCACTGCTAATGTATCACAGAAGAGCAACTaacttttcctctccttgtctCAATATCTTTCACTTGGTTTCCTAGCCTGTAAAGGTCGAATAGAGGTAACCCTGTCATTTACTGGTACCTACCAGCACCTCGGGTCTTGAAATCCCTTCTGTTTGCAAGGTCAGTACCACTAGATGGCCCTGGCCATTCACGCCAGGGCAGGAGTTCAGACACCTTCAGAAATTCACAGGTTATAAGGATTATATTAATTTCTCATCCCTTCTCACCTTATAAACTAATTTAGAATGATTTGCTATTTTAGCATACAGTTCATGTGAAGTGAGTAATGTCATTCTACTTTTATATTAATAACTTCAGATTTGGGGTCATTATAGGTGGCTCAAACAGAAagtgagaagaaattaaaaaaagaagataagaaaaaagaattacaagAATTAAATGAACTCTTCAAGCCTGTGGTTGCTGCACAGAAAATTAGCAAAGGTATGAGTAACTGAATTCTCTTCATTGATGTTCTTTTATTCATATATCTACTTCAGGTAAAATAAGCCTTTCAAAATGccagttcattttttaataacGTAGATATGTCTGTTTCCTTCTCGATCTAGTGTATCTAGTTTGTCAGTAAGGATTTGACTTCTTTTTAGGCAGTCATCTGGGGTTACTAGACTGCTAGAATATCAAAAGCTACATTGATATTGACAGGGCAGCTGTAGATTTGCTGTATTCAGCATGTTCATTAATTAAATGCTTCTGGATTAgtggtatgatttttttttttcttttttatgtgaTGGTAATTGTTTAAAGCAGCCTGTTTCCCCAGGGAAATGTGAATATCCAGGTATTAAAAggaatataatataatataataactATTGTCTTCACAGAAAACTTGTATTCAAATCAGAACAGTAAAAATTTTCTGATTACTTCTCTCTCACCTCCCAATTAACAGTAAGACTTGGTTTTGGAAGTGTGGTCTTTCTTGGACTCAGTTATAGAACAAACTAGTTTTGTGATGAAATGTAAGTTTAAGAGTGTTCGATACTTCCAGGAAGCTCTACAATTGGCTGCCATgtggaagggggaaaaaaaaaaatcatacttttAGGAATGAACTAAATGTTATCAACTCTTTGCTTCATTAATCTTCTGGAACTAATGAAATTATGCGCAAAAATTTTTGACTAAACAAGTGTGATTTCTTTGTATGTCTTTAAAGCAAACTTAGCAGCAAGAAAGGCTGGTTTTCTGTCCATGATCTGCAGTGGTCAGCTTTCTCCAAATAAAGTAGCTCTTGAGTAAAGTTATTTTAGAAGACTACTACTGTCCTAATTACAGCTTTGGCTTTCTATTGAGTTGGCCAACCAGGGGAGCTATGTTACCTGAAGTCCTTTTAGGGATACACTCACCGTTTAAGAACTAGATTTGTAGTTAAGATTTCAAACAGGCATTGCTGTACATACTCGAGTCACTGGTGACTTGCACCAAGCATAAAATCAGCAGGTGAAAAACTCAACTTAAAATCTTACATGAGCACTTAGTGAATATTACAAGTCAAGTATCTCTGATTTAATTGTCTCATAAACATGTTTCTAcctactttcattttttcccccacctcctAATGGTCAAATAATCCCTTTAGTGGGATGATATTTCCTTAAACTGTAGTTAGGTTGGTGGACTAGTTCATACTGTAACAACAGTTGCTTATTTGCAGGGCTATGAGCAGCCATCTTATTTCTGTTGATAAAGAAAGTGGTCTGAATGAGTGTAGGTTAGATTATAATAATTTATTCTAGTATGTTGCTGATCTGTTCAGGAAAGGCTGGCATCCAGAAGATGCTTTACTGTGTATTAGAGGCAAAAAATAATAGCTTATTGTATAGAGAAGTTGCACAGAATGATATCTCGTATGTATTATATTATACGAATGAATAATTTGCTCAGGCACActgctataaatatttatttaaatagtcAAGTGACAGCTTCAATACTTAATGCAAATATCATGCTCTACAAGGTAAATATGACACGTTTAGGACATGGAGTATTTGCTTGTGATAAACTTCACATTaaataactttaattttttaaaaagtgttttcattctCTACAGCTCCTAAAGATTGCATGATCCTAGACCTTGTTCTCAGAACTTTTAATGCAcagtttttgcttaaaaatagtattaaaatataaaaactttCTTCACTCAGGTGCTGACCCCAAATCTGTAGTTTGTGCTTTCTTCAAGCAAGGACAATGCACTAAAGGAGACAAGTGCAAGTTTTCTCATGATTTGTCTTTGGAAAGGAAGGGTGAGAAACGAAGTGTCTACATTGATGCAAGAGATGAAGACCTTGAAAAAGGTATAATACTTCTAGAAAATGACTACTGAACTATTCTGAAGCTGGATTTTTAAGATTAAGAGTCATCTTGTGTTGTGGTTATGATCTGAAGAGCCTGGTCGATGACCAAGGGAACCCATACCCCTATGTACAAAATTATGAACAGCAGCGAAACTCACTCTGAAAAGCGTGCCCACGAGTGTTCTTTAGGCCTGGTTTAGAAAAAGAAGTACAACCTAGTGATACTGGATGGTGGGTTTTAAATTCTGCTGTGTAACATATCATGTCATACAAGTAGCAAGTTGTACAGTATTTGGTCTGTCTTATAGCTGCTAGTTTCTTCTAAGGTCTATAAAAAGGAAGTGCAAAAGGAGGAAGTGTGATGAGCAACCATGGTTGCCTTCCAGAACTGTTACTACTGTTTGCCCAAATGTGCGGAGCTCTAGAATTCAGGATACTTTGGAAttttttctgtgactttatCTCCTTTCCCCAAATCATTTGTTGGCTAAGTAATCTGGATTTTACTTAGCAGGGATTAGAGATTTTTAtagtcaaaataatttcttttttcctcagttcaTCATGTCTTGGTCTTTATTGTGGCTGTCATCCTAAATTAATATGATAGGAACCCGTAGGTATGCTGCTACTGTTACCAGTGGAaatcatgcttcttttgatggcACCTTCTCTTAActttaacacagaaaatttgGTATTATCTCTTTCGATCCTCAAGTTTTATTATCTGTATTTCTGCACATTAGCCTCCAACCTTCTGTTCAgtcatcttccttttcatttcccttgTCCACGCTCAGTAGTATACAGACGGAATGACACGTTTTTTAGTCTTCAACCAAAACACACTTTACGCACGTCAAAATATAAGTTTCTAAGGCTTTTGAGGAAATCGTCTTGTGAGCGACATAGTTTGAAAACTTTATTATAAAAGcctgaatttattttccattctatAACTGAAATGTAAGAATTGCATATCAAAACTTTTATTGGGGAGAAAAGCAACTTGACAGCATTGTTTAGTATTCGGAGTTCCTGTGAAACCATCTGTTGTCTTTTTCTAGATACAATGGATAACTGGGATGAGAAGAAGCTGGAAGAAGTGGTGAACAAGAAGCATGGTGAGGcggaaaagaaaaagcccaaaacTCAAAtagtatgtcttttttttttttgtaattgagCTGTCGTAGAGAGAATTAACTGCAGGCTAGTATTAGATATGTTTATTGTTATCTAAAGATTTTGAATGGAGTATTATAATAATGTGCTGAGTATACAGTTGGGCTGATAGTATTTctaataatgtatttaaaaaaaccccaccaaaacccaccccaaagcTCTTTCACGCATCCTAAGGTATTTTCTCATGTAAAATACAAATGGATAGCAGTGGAAGTGCtttcaaaatagaaatgctGAAGGAATATATCTAATACAACGTATCCTACTTGCTTAGAAGATTCAAGTATTGTGATTAGGTAGGTCTGTCATCTCGTTCCAGTGGCTGCCATATATATTGGTTTATTTATGTACTGGGTGACATAAATATACAAGTTTTAAGTTTTCTCTTGTAAGCTGAAATCTACTAATTGAGTCATTTGTAGTTCCTGACCTCTAACTTCAAGAATATTCTTTAGTTTGTGCACTAAATGGTATAATATCTTAATCGCTTTCTCATTCTTCAGAACTATTTCACGTTGTTTTCAGTACCAAATAATTAAATACTCTGCTGATACTGCTGAAATTTGCAAAAGTTAAACTTCGATATGGCTAAGTGTGAACTACGAATTGCTTGTTAAAAGTTCCAGAATGGCATTTTTACCTCAGGGTCATGAGCTGGAAGGTTTAACATCTGAGGCAGGTTCAATTTATCTTGATTAAAACTACACTGATGTTGGTGAGCAGGAAGAAAGACCATCAGCATGCCTTTACGTGTGCAACTGGGTTTACAGTAGTACACAGTTGACAGTCTTCTGAGTCATCCTCTCTTCTCAATTGGGATTATATTAAGGGGAAAAAGCTGTTGGCTACATGAGTTTTAGATAATTAGTTGTGCTGCTTTTGTGTACTTTTTAGTAGCAATGCATTTACAtgtttcttcaggtttttgAGCACAAGTGGCTTTGAATTGCTGTACTTCTGACATGTAGCAGCTATACATGTAGTGTAAATTGCTGGGAATGAACGAGAATGCAGTGCTAACAACCCTTGTTTTATCCAGGTCTGCAAATATTTCCTTGATGCTATTGAAAACAACAAATATGGATGGTTTTGGGTCTGTCCAGGTGGAGGAGACAACTGCATGTATCGCCATGCTCTCCCTCCaggttttgtattaaaaaaggacaaaaagaaggaggaaaagcaagatGAAATTTCTTTAGAAGATCTAATAGAAAAAGAGGTAAAGTTGTCAGACAGGTACCTTTGGGTGGGATTTGTTTTCGTTACTCTGAAGACACAGTTGTAAATAACTTCTTAATTAAGaatttaaaagtataaaatggTTTTAGAACTGTGAGGCTAGGATGAAGGTTGCGTTTCATTCATGTTTTTGTTGAGAAGCTATTACCTAGTGAACAGATTAAACTACAGCTGCATACTTAGTGCAGGTGTTGCTAATCCGTTTTAGGAGGCTTCTATTTCTTACTGCTGTTTTGCCTTTATGtgttaaaactgtttctgtGGGCCTTTCTCAGCCCCAGCTCACTGCCTCCTTAGTTCTCTTACAACTCTAATGAGGAAGCAACACCAAGAGAACGGGGCCTTCTGAAGGCGTTACGTTGCTGCTCTGCTGGTTTCTGTCACCATTGCCTGGCAGTGTCAACTTGAGGAGAACCCGAGCTATTATCATtggtttccttcctcctccactttTCATGTGAACTTTCATGTCCACTTATGTTACTACCTGGAAAATCATGTGTTGAGTCAAACTTTAAGTTGATGGTGCATGTTTAACAGTGGTGAGAGTGAAGAAGgaattagaaatgttttcaattaATTTCTGGAAAGGAGTAATTAAATCTATGATTCGTGATAGCCTTTGGAAACAATTTCTAGCTTTAATCAGTCTCTTTGCTTGACAGCGTGCTGCCTTAGGACCAAACGTTACCAAAATTACTCTAGAGTGTTTTATtgcatggaagagaagaaagagacaagaaaaaattGATAAGGCTGAGCAAGATatggagaggaggaaagcagattttaaagctGGCAAAGCATTGGTGGTATGTTCTACACTCCAATCCTTTATGTAAGAAGAAAGAGTAAATAAGTTTTTGTAATAAGGTAGCTGGCCTGGaattgctttgcatttttcttttttcttttttttttttacagcactaTAAATTCTATCAAATGAtaaattaagatttctttttctgttaataGATTAGTGGACGTGAAGTATTTGAGTTCCGACCAGAGTTGGTTGATGCAGATGATGAAGAAGCAGATGACACCCATTATGTTCAAGGAACGGGAGATGATGATGAGGTAAAGAACAGTATTAACTCGAATAATATTTCAAGTTCGAAAACTTTTAATTAGAGAGCTCTTACAGTGCAATTAATAAGCTTGGGTCTTAATTTAACACTGCTGCAGAATATATTTTGTCAAAATTTTGGTGTCAaaagcaagatttaaaaaaattttctagAAATCCTGCAGAAATGAGAACTTCTGTAGAAAAGTAATTCATGCAGAGcatcttggtttatttttcagatggaaGACCCTGTGTGCATAAATGATGTCGATGTGAACCTCTATGTCCCAAAGGCTGTAGATGAGACTGGCATTACCGTGGCTAGCCCTGAGCGATTCAGCACGTACAGTTCAATAGAAAAAGATGGTAAGTTCGTTATTTAGGCATCACTAATATGGGATTGAATTGTTAAGAGCTTCCCAAAAGGTAGATAGAAATGAATTCCTGACCTGctgaaaagaagtatttgtttaaaaagggCAGGGGAGTGAGATTACTATCAAGGATAGGTGTGTTACTAAAGAAAAAGCTTGTAGTAAATGCTATGCACTACTTTTCTTAAATTCAAGTTTAAGTAAAAGGTAGTGTTTATGGCCACTTCAAGTAAATCCTTAAGATGTTTGGTTTTAGgagtttccctttttttttccagatttaatAAATGATTCCATGAATAACATCAACAAAAATCCaagcttttcttcatattttctaGCTCGCTTATGTTGGCTTGTGATTTCTTAGAGCAAATTGTTGATCTTGGTGCTCTTGTGGAATGCGTACCGTGATCTTTAAGACCCTGAGTCTTTTTAAGTGCAGGCATTGAGCAGGAGCAGCTCATTATGTTTGACCCAGTTATGAAAATAAGAGTTGGAGGAGTTGGgagtttcagttatttttttcaacctGTTTTAATAATTGATGATCCAAACCTGCATGTTAATCAGGTACGTGCAATTTAACCAATATAAGTCtgcataaatttaaaataaagtagttCTTTATAGTTTCAAAACTTTGAAGCCTGTTTAGTAGGATTGTGAGTTAGTGATTAAGAAACTTGTGACACTGAAatgtaagaattattttttttttcagataataaaTTAAGTGAAGCTTCTGGTGGTGATATAAACAGCAGTGAGCAAAATGATTTAGAGGAAGATAATGATGGAGATGGGGAGTTGGAAAATGGAGTAATTGATGCAGTTCCAGTTGATGAAAATCTTTTTACTGGAGAGGACTTGGATGAACTAGAAGAAGAACTAAACACTCTTGATTTAGAAGAATGAATTAAAAAGCTCAAGTGAGGAATTAATTCTATGTGACAAAGTGAAAACTGACTacattctttctcctttttgaatAGAATTCTTAAACAGGATGTTTATGGTTACCCAGCTGATTCTGATGGGCACGTCATACACCAGGAATATTTTCCTTCCGTCTCACCTCCTCCAATCTTGACTGTGCTCACAGTAAAATATTCAGAGTAGTTCAGAATTAACCTGACAGCTGAATTTGCAGAAAATGAGATTATAACTTTCAACTAAAGGTAGGAAGTGTAATGGCTTTGCCAGTATGCAAGTGGGCAATTTGGTACCAGGTACAGTATAAAAATCAAACTATACATTCTTTACcagaactgcatttttattagtGATTGTGTTGATTTAGAAACTGCCTGAAGTGGTTTTAGGCAGTACACTCTAATGGAGCTGATGCAGATTATGCTTCTTTAAGTGGTGATGAGCTTTATTTGATCAGCTGGATACTGAGGATTGTGAACGGATACATCACAGAATACAATACAGTGCCCTCTgtctaaaatgttttaaactttCCAGACGCCTTTTACCaacaaaactgtaaataaaaactaTCAACTTTAAAATACCTgtgttgatttttctctgttaagTTAGGATATCATACCAAACTGttaataactttattttctaaaacagtgataaacatttttctctccagtccTGATACAGAGGTGATGATGTTGGCTTCAGTTAAATTAGGGCTAACTactattatgatttttttttctacacttGATGCAGTATAAAATTCAGcagctgactttttttccccccctattGTTCTCATCCCCTACCCGTCCATTAACTGATTTAATACATGCTATAGGTCACTCATTGCTATTTGAGTCTTGTTCTTTCCCCGCTGTGTGTTGTGTGTTAGCGAAGACTtcaggctctgcagagcagggatgtTACGGTCTGAAAAATGCCTGTCATACCTCAGGTGTTCTATAAATAGCATGGAGTTATGCAGTAGTAAGTCGCCTCAAAGCGGAGCAGTGTTGTCCCTGCAGGCGGCACTTACTGTCAGGCTTAAATGAAGTCAGCGTGTCCTTTAAAATTCATGTCCCTGCCATAAAGATCTCTCAGCAGTGGTGCTTTTTCAAGGGGGCTGTAGGTTATGCCTCCTTGCCGTACTACTAATAGTATCTGCAAGAGTATTGCCGTACTAATGATACCGTTTGTATCgatttttctaaagcttttgaATTATTACTTAAAGACCATTAAGATTCGTGGCGTTGTTAGTGAGCTTTCTCAAACTGCTTTTGGGTGGTGATATTAGCTTTAATGGTTATCGCTGACACTGGTGAACTGACTCTTGTATCTTGAATGCTATTTCTAAAATAGCTGACTCGGACTTTTTGTGCCCTTTTTGGGATTGTTGTGGAATTTGTCTCCTATAGGAACAAGAAGCAGTGTTTGGGAGAAAGAGGCCTACTGAAATTGACTTCTAAATGTAAGTGTTTAAGGAAAAGCTGCAATATGAGatgtaaatgtttatttatgGAGACTTTTCTCCTGTGGCCATAAACAAACAGTGTTGACAGATTATTGTATTATACTGGCCAGCAATAGGATACCTGGATATCAGGACACTTAAGAATGCAATTCATATTTGAATGTATGGTGCAGAATTTTTCAAAgttgtatattttaaattggAATAAAGTTAATTTAATCATTATCAAGGATGAAAATGGCTTTCTATATTTTGTGTCTTAGAGGCTGCTATATTGTATATAATAATGATTTCTATAATACTCATCTGTTTCACTGATCTAAATAGGTTAAATCTTTGCCACAGTTGTGTCCGTGTtgttaattatttgtattttacagtGGAGGAATGACAGGGTAACTCGTACTAATTTCAGCTAATAAAACACTTGAGACAGATGGACAGAGGGACAGCGTGTGTGCGCCCTTTTGGGTCTAAAGGGCTCAGCTGTGGTGCATAACTCCTTTGTGCATGCGTCACTTCAACATCAGGGCAGTCACCTTGCATAATTTAACTATGGTGAGTATACCTAAGgtagctgaagaaaaacattgtcaCAGGCAGTAGTTATTGACAGGCTATTTCATGTGGTCAGGAAACAGTAGTTTGCTATCCCTCTTTGGTGTTCaccctttcttctctgcttatTCTGGCCCTGCTGACTGGACTTGTTCTAGCCTCTTGGCTTGGTTGGTCTGCCTAGATCTCTAACCATGAAAGCAGGGTGCTTGCTTTTAAAGAAGGCTGGTAGTGTAGCATTCAGGCAATATGCTACGTGTTCcttctgcttgagggtaggcTTGAATAGaaccttttaaaagaagttCTTAATCTTGTAAGTTAAAGAAGCCTAAATTTGCAGCTGACAGGGAGTTTCAGTCAATAAATGctcaattaaaaatgaatgcaaaggCCTTACTTAGGGTAGatgaattattaatattttggaaatgagcAGTGATAGAATGGAGTCCACCTGAATGTGACTTACCACTGAGTTCTTCCTATTGATGCAAGGTTCCTGACATTGATGTAAAGTGAATGAGTTGCTTATGGAAAAATTAGATATAATCTGAATCCTAAAATAGCAATATCTTCACTTCTGCAACTGGTATGTCCAGTTGGTATGGGtcaaaaatacagtatttcactgttacaggagcaggaagagactCTTATTGGGTCAAGATCAGGCTGCAAAGGATCATAAGCCAGGAAAAACACCTCTGCACTCAACTTTATTCCTGTCCCTTACAGCCTGCACCACTGTCAGCatcatcttgtttttctcataaCTTGAATGAGTGCTATGTCAGAAGTGTCGTGTAGCCACGGCTTTAACATTTCCTTCACAGCACCTTTGTTACTGGACACCTGTGTGGACAAaaccaattttaaaaatgctgcagaaaaccCATGTTGTTCCTTCCTGGTGTTTGCTGTTACGGAAGCGGAGTATTTGTTGGCTTTCAGttttgatgcattttaaaatcccatttctGTCACACACAAAAACTGCTTGAGCAGCTTAAACTGACTAGCTTTAAATTCTCATAGTATTTTTTTGAGACGTGTGTGATTGAATTTTATGCTTGCCACTGCTGTTACTCAAAGAGCTCCCTCCTTTTTTTACAGTAAACACTACGAGCTGTTTGGGACAGAAATGTTGCCATTGCTTAATGGACAACACACCCCAACTGCTTTTCATCAAGGGGAGGTTTTACTGTTGATAAACTTTGGATGAAGCAGT includes the following:
- the ZC3H15 gene encoding zinc finger CCCH domain-containing protein 15 gives rise to the protein MPPKKQQQPAGGSKKADQKKKEKIIEDKTFGLKNKKGAKQQKFIKAVTHQVKFGQQNPRQVAQTESEKKLKKEDKKKELQELNELFKPVVAAQKISKGADPKSVVCAFFKQGQCTKGDKCKFSHDLSLERKGEKRSVYIDARDEDLEKDTMDNWDEKKLEEVVNKKHGEAEKKKPKTQIVCKYFLDAIENNKYGWFWVCPGGGDNCMYRHALPPGFVLKKDKKKEEKQDEISLEDLIEKERAALGPNVTKITLECFIAWKRRKRQEKIDKAEQDMERRKADFKAGKALVISGREVFEFRPELVDADDEEADDTHYVQGTGDDDEMEDPVCINDVDVNLYVPKAVDETGITVASPERFSTYSSIEKDDNKLSEASGGDINSSEQNDLEEDNDGDGELENGVIDAVPVDENLFTGEDLDELEEELNTLDLEE